Proteins from a single region of Salvelinus namaycush isolate Seneca unplaced genomic scaffold, SaNama_1.0 Scaffold587, whole genome shotgun sequence:
- the trib1 gene encoding tribbles homolog 2, translating to MINVKWSNPVPCIPTRRVGQKREDSETGEELVSKCARLSESPGDAGLLGSSPGSLLSPVPLSGPTHQGPCRIGQFLLLHMADQDRMHSALNIDTGDALVCKVFDMGLYQEKLRAYRILPVHRNISRIRDIVLGERWAYVFLEKDHGDMHTFVKSCKRLDEERAAQLFHQVASAVTHCHQHGIVLGDLKLRKFVFSDRKRTHVKLEGLEDCRVLEGDDDSMSDTYGCPAYISPEILNGSSSYSGKQADVWSLGVMLYTMLVGRYPFHDPDPATLFSKIRLGHCCLPEGLSPRAKCLLRSLLRKEPWDRLTAAEVLIHPWFHTTADNAQETGDSEQEVGSVEQTVPSCDVEEEDDLFC from the exons ATGATAAACGTTAAGTGGAGCAACCCGGTCCCTTGCATTCCCACGAGAAGAGTCGGACAGAAACGGGAGGACTCAGAAACGGGTGAAGAGCTGGTGTCCAAATGCGCCAGGCTGAGTGAGTCTCCGGGTGACGCGGGGCTCCTCGGTAGCTCGCCAGGGTCACTGCTGTCCCCGGTCCCCTTGAGCGGCCCGACCCATCAAGGTCCGTGCCGGATAGGCCAGTTTCTGCTCCTACATATGGCCGATCAGGACAGGATGCACAGCGCACTCAACATTGACACCGGAGACGCGCTGGTGTGCAAG GTGTTTGACATGGGTCTGTACCAGGAGAAGCTCCGGGCCTACCGCATCCTGCCAGTCCACAGGAACATCAGCCGTATCCGAGACATTGTCCTGGGGGAGCGCTGGGCATACGTCTTCCTAGAGAAGGACCACGGGGACATGCACACCTTCGTTAAGAGCTGCAAGCGTTTGGACGAGGAGCGGGCGGCACAGCTCTTTCACCAGGTGGCGTCGGCCGTGACACACTGTCACCAGCATGGCATCGTATTAGGAGACCTGAAGCTACGCAAGTTTGTCTTCTCCGACAGGAAAAG GACCCATGTGAAGCTGGAAGGCCTGGAGGACTGCAGGGTTCTAGAAGGAGATGATGACTCCATGTCAGACACCTACGGCTGCCCAGCCTACATCAGCCCAGAGATCCTGAACGGCTCCAGCTCCTACTCCGGGAAGCAGGCGGACGTCTGGTCCCTAGGGGTGATGCTCTACACTATGCTGGTGGGACGCTACCCTTTCCACGACCCAGACCCAGCTACCCTCTTCTCCAAGATCCGCCTGGGCCATTGCTGCCTACCCGAGGGCCTCTCTCCCCGAGCCAAGTGCCTGTTGCGATCCCTGCTGAGGAAAGAACCATGGGACAGACTGACTGCCGCCGAGGTGCTTATCCATCCGTGGTTCCACACCACTGCCGACAACGCACAGGAAACAGGGGACAGTGAACAGGAAGTGGGCTCAGTGGAACAGACAGTGCCTTCCTGTGATGTGGAAGAGGAGGATGATCTGTTCTGTTGA